From a single Raphanus sativus cultivar WK10039 chromosome 3, ASM80110v3, whole genome shotgun sequence genomic region:
- the LOC108844916 gene encoding uncharacterized protein LOC108844916 has translation MAMEMAVDAAGELGFPYWNPLRRRFPPDSPFFASGNVERELLAKQVALDLTEDEINNLQIIVDTETRRISCPIVGCPERLKSLDNFEDHYKARHTAACSVCSRVYPTSRLLSIHISEAHDSFFQAKVARGYDMYECLVEGCGLKFKNYKARHRHLVDKHKFPMTFEFFKRTQLSKKRREKLQRQRVPKLKHEEDKEDASSDAMEVEDKANLDGLVSALSTLTTSDTTPSNVSFGRRHGRGLTFVPRSVHREKSTNSSSTPGPKT, from the exons ATGGCAATGGAGATGGCCGTAGACGCGGCAGGCGAGTTAGGCTTCCCTTACTGGAATCCTCTCCGACGAAGGTTTCCTCCCGATTCTCCTTTCTTCGCCTCCGGAAATGTCGAGCGCGAACTACTCGCTAAACAG GTGGCATTGGACTTAACAGAAGATGAAATCAACAATCTGCAGATTATAGTGGATACTGAAAccag AAGAATCTCGTGTCCCATTGTTGGCTGCCCTGAGCGTCTGAAATCTCTGGATAATTTCGAAGATCACTACAAGGCACGGCACACTGCGGCTTGTTCAGTATGCTCAAGGGTCTACCCTACTTCTCGCTTGCTAAGTATACACATTTCTGAAGCACATGACTCTTTCTTTCAAGCTAAAGTTGCTCGGGGCTATGACATG TACGAATGCCTCGTGGAAGGGTGTGGATTGAAGTTCAAGAACTACAAAGCCAGGCATCGTCACTTAGTTGACAAACACAAGTTCCCAATGACGTTCGAATTCTTCAAGAGGACCCAACTCTCTAAGAAGCGAAGAGAGAAACTTCAGAGGCAACGTGTACCAAAGCTGAAACACGAAGAAGACAAGGAAGATGCTTCTTCGGACGCCATGGAAGTGGAAGACAAAGCCAACCTTGACGGTCTCGTCTCAGCACTGTCCACGCTCACCACCTCAGACACAACTCCTTCGAATGTCAGCTTCGGGAGACGCCATGGTCGTGGGCTGACCTTTGTTCCACGCTCTGTTCATAGGGAAAAATCGACCAACTCTTCGTCTACACCCGGGCCAAAGACTTAA
- the LOC108844900 gene encoding protein NUCLEAR FUSION DEFECTIVE 4, whose amino-acid sequence MASTTREKFASFINNRWLVFVAAMWIQSCAGNGYLFGSISPVIKSSLNYNQKELARLGVAKDLGDSVGFIAGSLSENFPLWVSLLVGAVQNLVGYGWVWLVVTRRAPVLPIWAMCLLIFVGNNGETYFNTGSLVSGVHNFPKSRGPVVGILKGFAGLGGAILSQIYTMIHSPDPASIILMVAVAPAVVAVSLMFFIRPVGGHRQIRPTDGASFIFIYGVCILLAAYLMAVMLIEDLVVVSHNIVTIFTIVLFVILLVPVLVPIVTSFFMDSNGPVDTVEEPLVPKREDQEPGTQTPDLILSEVEDEKPSDVDSLPASERHKRIAQLQAQLMQAAAKGAIRVKGRRGPHRGEDFTLTQALVKADFWLIFTSLLLGGGSGLTVIDNLGQMSQSLGYNNTHVFVSMISIWNFLGRISGGYFSELVVRDYAYPRPVALAVAQVVMAIGNVFFAFGWPGAMYIGTLLIGLGYGAHWAIVPATASELFGLKNFGALYNFLTLANPAGSLVFSGMIASTIYDMEAERQAHGSVFNPDDVLKCDGYICYFLTSLIMSGFCIVACILSLILVRRTKPVYTHLYGKTRT is encoded by the exons ATGGCGTCAACAACGCGAGAAAAGTTCGCATCATTCATAAACAACAGATGGCTTGTCTTCGTTGCCGCCATGTGGATACAGTCTTGCGCTGGCAACGGTTACTTGTTCGGTAGCATCTCTCCCGTCATCAAAAGCTCTCTTAACTACAACCAGAAGGAGCTTGCTAGGCTCGGAGTCGCCAAGGATCTCGGAGACAGTGTCGGCTTCATAGCCGGGTCTCTCTCCGAGAATTTCCCTCTCTGGGTTTCTCTTCTCGTCGGCGCTGTTCAGAACCTCGTCGGTTACGGATGGGTTTGGCTTGTCGTCACCCGCCGAGCTCCGGTTCTTCCGATATGGGCT ATGTGCCTTCTCATATTCGTTGGGAACAATGGAGAAACCTACTTCAACACCGGGTCATTAGTCTCTGGTGTTCATAACTTCCCCAAGAGCAGAGGTCCAGTGGTGGGCATCCTCAAGGGTTTTGCTGGACTAGGCGGTGCGATACTCTCTCAGATATATACAATGATCCACTCTCCTGACCCTGCTTCCATCATTTTGATGGTTGCTGTTGCCCCTGCGGTTGTTGCTGTTTCTCTGATGTTTTTCATCAGACCCGTTGGTGGTCACAGGCAGATCCGTCCCACGGATGGAGCCAGCTTCATTTTCATCTACGGTGTCTGCATTCTCCTCGCTGCCTATCTCATGGCCGTTATGCTTATTGAAGATCTCGTCGTTGTTAGCCACAACATCGTCACCATTTTCACCATTGTCTTGTTTGTCATTCTCCTTGTACCGGTCCTGGTACCGATCGTGACGAGTTTCTTCATGGACTCAAACGGTCCTGTTGATACGGTGGAAGAGCCTCTCGTCCCTAAACGGGAAGACCAAGAACCGGGAACGCAGACACCTGACTTGATCTTGAGCGAAGTGGAAGATGAGAAGCCTAGCGATGTGGACTCGCTTCCTGCTTCAGAGAGGCATAAGAGGATTGCTCAGTTGCAAGCACAGCTGATGCAGGCAGCTGCTAAAGGAGCTATCCGGGTGAAGGGACGTAGAGGCCCACACAGAGGTGAAGATTTTACTCTCACGCAGGCACTAGTGAAGGCAGACTTCTGGTTGATTTTCACCTCCCTGCTCCTCGGTGGTGGTTCCGGCTTGACTGTGATTGACAATCTTGGTCAGATGAGTCAGTCTCTTGGTTATAACAACACTCATGTGTTTGTGTCTATGATTAGTATTTGGAACTTCCTTGGACGTATCTCCGGCGGTTATTTCTCTGAGCTCGTTGTCAG AGACTACGCGTACCCAAGGCCAGTAGCATTAGCAGTGGCTCAGGTGGTAATGGCGATAGGAAACGTCTTCTTTGCGTTTGGATGGCCTGGAGCAATGTACATTGGCACACTCTTGATAGGACTAGGGTACGGTGCTCACTGGGCTATTGTACCAGCTACTGCCTCTGAGCTCTTTGGTCTGAAAAACTTTGGAGCTTTGTACAACTTCTTGACTCTAGCCAATCCGGCTGGGTCCCTGGTCTTCTCTGGTATGATTGCAAGCACTATATACGACATGGAAGCAGAGAGACAAGCGCACGGGTCCGTTTTTAATCCGGATGACGTTCTTAAATGCGATGGTTACATATGCTACTTCTTGACGTCACTCATAATGTCTGGTTTCTGCATCGTCGCTTGCATCTTGAGTTTGATTCTGGTGCGTCGTACCAAACCTGTTTACACTCATCTCTATGGCAAGACTCGCACCTAA
- the LOC108844929 gene encoding uncharacterized protein LOC108844929, which yields MALNWGPVLMSVILFIVLTPGVLFQLPGKTKVVEFGGFQTSGAAIVIHTLIFFACITVSLIALHIHIYAA from the coding sequence ATGGCGCTGAATTGGGGACCAGTGTTAATGTCGGTGATTCTGTTCATCGTATTGACCCCAGGAGTATTGTTTCAGCTTCCGGGGAAGACCAAAGTGGTTGAATTTGGCGGGTTTCAGACAAGCGGCGCAGCCATTGTCATACACACTCTCATCTTCTTTGCATGTATCACTGTCTCCCTTATCGCTCTTCATATCCACATATACGCTGCCTAA
- the LOC108844928 gene encoding uncharacterized protein LOC108844928, translating to MGLTNFILTVAGVSAVVMLLRSDVKQSATVFKRNIKHIRHWLEEETPAASKAAQSIKPKEIETKVPGKDIPKEKD from the exons ATGGGTTTGACGAACTTCATACTTACGGTGGCAGGAGTAAGCGCCGTGGTGATGCTACTGAGGAGCGACGTCAAGCAATCTGCCACCGTCTTCAAGCGTAACATCAAGCACATCCGCCACTGGCTCGAAGAAGAAACTCCCGCCGCCTCCAA GGCAGCGCAGTCCATAAAACCAAAGGAGATTGAAACCAAGGTTCCGGGGAAGGACATCCCTAAAGAGAAGGATTAG
- the LOC108844912 gene encoding protein LAZY 1 produces the protein MKFWGWIHHHKFPENSKELLKDATTGNSRFSLSSHPSLDSNDVYPAACAGPRYSTGITKQLNRFQENSFAGPKETTDIKDERNSDFFDGFLAIGTLGGETYLDAPATPTFGMSSGDLSTDNAEVTENDLKRISHELEKFLEAEAKEGNNRPSGRNSDTNTIASTIEAAEGPDAEEDNQPMKFPLQEYLFGSLIELSETKIAGKKERASLGELFQATEMQDKYSENKCVEKKKQTSSTHKSAKHLVKKVLKKLHPSSRIPDSGKTEVPSTKKKFQKMAQVFHRKVYPEDSIMESEIHSSMTDPKHSQANCTGLMSEKVNPCNEGSKPWIQYELGSSDSAKIGHWIKTDEDYFVLEL, from the exons ATGAAG TTTTGGGGCTGGATTCATCATCATAAGTTCCCGGAGAATAGCAAAGAGCTATTGAAAGATGCTACAACGG GTAACAGCCGTTTCTCCCTTTCATCTCATCCATCCCTTGATAGCAACGATGTTTACCCCGCAGCATGTGCTGGCCCCAGATACAGTACTGGAATAACCAAGCAGCTTAATCGGTTCCAGGAAAACTCCTTTGCAGGACCCAAGGAAACTACAGACATCAAGGATGAGAGAAACAGTGACTTTTTTGATGGATTTCTTGCCATTGGAACCCTTGGTGGAGAAACATATCTGGATGCACCAGCAACACCGACATTTGGCATGTCATCTGGGGACCTGTCAACAGATAACGCAGAAGTGACAGAGAATGATCTAAAGCGCATTAGCCATGAACTGGAGAAGTTCCTTGAGGCTGAAGCCAAAGAAGGAAATAACCGACCATCAGGAAGGAACAGCGACACTAACACTATTGCATCCACCATTGAGGCTGCTGAGGGACCAGATGCTGAAGAAGATAATCAGCCGATGAAGTTCCCACTCCAAGAGTATCTTTTTGGTTCTCTAATCGAATTATCTGAAACCAAGATTGCAGGGAAGAAGGAACGGGCATCACTTGGAGAACTGTTCCAGGCAACAGAGATGCAAGATAAATATTCAGAAAACAAATGTGTGGAGAAAAAGAAGCAAACCAGTTCAACCCACAAGTCTGCAAAACATCTTGTGAAGAAGGTACTGAAAAAGTTACATCCATCCTCCAGGATCCCTGACAGTGGTAAAACTGAAGTACCTTCCACAAAGAAGAAATTCCAAAAG ATGGCACAAGTTTTTCATAGGAAAGTATATCCAGAAGACTCCATCATGGAAAGCGAAATACACAGCAGCATGACAGATCCAAAACACAGCCAAGCAAATTGTACTGGATTAATGTCCGAGAAGGTGAACCCCTGTAACGAGGGAAGTAAACCATGGATCCAGTATGAGCTAGGAAGTTCCGATTCAGCTAAAATCGGACACTGGATCAAAACAGACGAAGACT ACTTCGTGTTGGAGCTGTAG
- the LOC108846458 gene encoding glutaredoxin-C8: protein MQYRTETRSSLSSYNKVNNMGMFPSDTLARVESMAAENAVVIFSVSTCCMCHAVKGLFRGMGVSPAVHELDLHPYGADIHRALLRLLGCSNGASTSPGGLPVVFIGGKMVGSMERVMASHINGSLVPLLKDAGALWL from the coding sequence ATGCAATACAGAACCGAAACTCGTAGCTCGTTGTCGTCCTACAACAAGGTTAACAACATGGGAATGTTTCCATCGGATACTCTGGCCAGGGTAGAGTCCATGGCTGCTGAAAACGCGGTGGTTATATTCAGCGTGAGCACTTGCTGCATGTGCCACGCCGTCAAGGGTCTCTTCCGCGGAATGGGAGTATCTCCCGCCGTCCACGAGCTGGACCTACACCCTTACGGAGCAGATATCCACCGAGCTCTCCTTCGTCTCCTCGGCTGTTCCAACGGCGCTTCCACTTCTCCCGGGGGACTTCCGGTGGTTTTCATCGGTGGGAAGATGGTGGGATCAATGGAGAGAGTGATGGCTTCTCATATCAACGGCTCACTCGTCCCTCTTCTCAAAGATGCTGGTGCTCTCTGGCTCTGA
- the LOC108843885 gene encoding aspartokinase 2, chloroplastic: protein MTASLQLCGVQTPGLALSSKRLEFGTKTLSSAIFRTVEHSCRNIALRVSCEAAAARVDLIERKETERSSVSGTGKELTCVMKFGGSSVESAERMKEVANLILSFPEERPVIVLSAMGKTTNKLLKAGEKAVTCGVTNVESIEELSFIKELHLRTAHELGVETTVIAQHLEGLHQLLKGISMMKELTLRTRDYLVSFGECMSTRLFSAYLNKIGHKARQYDAFEIGFITTDDFTNADILEATYPAVSKTLLNNWSKDKAVPVVTGFLGKGWRSCAITTLGRGGSDLTATTIGKALGLREIQVWKDVDGVLTCDPNIYSGAQSVPCLTFDEAAELAYFGAQVLHPLSMRPARDGDIPVRVKNSYNPNAPGTVITRSRDMSKAVLTSIVLKRNVTMLDIASTRMLGQYGFLAKVFTTFEDLGISVDVVATSEVSISLTLDPAKLWGRELVQRANELDHVVEELEKIAVVKLLQRRSIISLIGNVQKSSLILEKVFKVLRSNGVNVQMISQGASKVNISLIVNDEEAEQCVRALHSAFFETSS, encoded by the exons ATGACGGCTTCACTGCAGTTGTGTGGAGTTCAAACTCCAGGGCTTGCTTTGAGTTCAAAGAGGCTTGAGTTTGGCACAAAGACCTTGAGTAGCGCAATCTTTAGAACCGTAGAGCATTCTTGTAGGAACATAGCTTTGAGAGTTAGTTGTGAAGCTGCTGCTGCAAGAGTCGATTTGATCGAGAGAAAAGAGACTGAGAGGAGCAGTGTAAGCGGAACAGGCAAAGAGCTGACATGTGTGATGAAATTCGGCGGCTCGTCGGTGGAATCAGCTGAGAGGATGAAAGAAGTTGCCAATCTTATACTCAGCTTTCCTGAGGAGAGGCCTGTTATTGTGCTTTCAGCAATGGGGAAGACAACTAATAAGCTTCTGaag GCTGGAGAGAAGGCTGTTACTTGCGGTGTCACAAACGTAGAAAGTATTGAAGAACTGAGCTTTATTAAGGAACTCCATTTAAG AACTGCTCATGAGCTTGGAGTGGAAACAACTGTTATTGCAC AACACCTAGAAGGACTACACCAGCTGCTGAAAGGCATATCGATGATGAAAGAGTTAACCTTGCGTACAAGAGACTACTTGGTCTCGTTTGGAGAGTGCATGTCCACGAGGCTTTTCTCTGCGTATCTCAACAAAATTGGCCATAAAGCTCGTCAA TATGATGCATTTGAGATTGGGTTTATAACCACAGACGATTTCACAAATGCTGATATACTTGAAGCAACGTACCCTGCTGTCTCCAAGACGCTGCTTAATAACTGGAGCAAGGACAAGGCTGTCCCTGTAGTTACTGGCTTCCTCGGAAag GGATGGAGGTCTTGTGCTATAACTACGTTAGGCAGGGGTGGTAGTGATTTGACGGCAACAACGATTGGGAAAGCGTTAGGACTGAGGGAGATTCAG GTTTGGAAAGATGTGGATGGAGTTTTGACTTGTGATCCGAACATATACTCTGGAGCTCAGTCTGTTCCATGCTTAACGTTCGATGAGGCAGCTGAGCTTGCTTACTTTGGTGCCCAG GTGTTGCATCCACTGTCCATGAGGCCAGCAAGAGATGGTGACATTCCTGTGAGGGTTAAGAACTCGTACAACCCCAATGCTCCAGGAACTGTCATCACCAGGTCAAGAGACATGAGTAAG GCCGTTCTCACAAGCATTGTTCTGAAACGTAATGTGACCATGTTGGACATAGCGAGCACTCGTATGCTCGGCCAGTACGGTTTCCTCGCCAAG GTGTTTACCACATTTGAAGACTTAGGCATATCTGTGGATGTTGTGGCAACAAGTGAAGTTAGTATATCTCTGACACTTGATCCAGCAAAGCTCTGGGGTAGAGAGTTAGTTCAGCGAGCAAAC GAGCTGGATCATGTGGTGGAGGAGCTAGAGAAGATTGCTGTTGTGAAGCTGCTTCAGCGCAGATCAATCATCTCTCTCATAGGAAATGTTCAGAAATCATCACTCATATTAGAGAAG GTTTTTAAAGTACTTAGAAGCAATGGAGTGAATGTGCAGATGATCTCACAGGGTGCATCTAAG gtgaaCATTTCATTGATAGTGAATGATGAAGAGGCTGAGCAATGTGTGAGGGCTCTTCACTCCGCCTTCTTTGAGACCTCTTCTTGA
- the LOC108843920 gene encoding mitochondrial phosphate carrier protein 3, mitochondrial produces MESPKHSLIPSFLYSSSSSPRSLLLDQYSNSNAAFASSNLEKSPSPPPPTMVSRKNFMIASPTEPGKGIEMYSPAFYAACTFGGILSCGLTHMTVTPLDLVKCNMQIDPAKYKSISSGFGILLKEQGVKGFFRGWVPTLLGYSAQGACKFGFYEFFKKYYSDLAGPEYTAKYKTLIYLAGSASAEVIADIALCPFEAVKVRVQTQPGFARGMSDGFPKFVKSEGFGGLYKGLGPLWGRQIPYTMMKFASFETIVEMIYKYAIPNPKHECSKGLQLGVSFAGGYVAGVFCAIVSHPADNLVSFLNNAKGATVGDAVKKIGLLGLFTRGLPLRIVMIGTLTGAQWGLYDAFKVFVGLPTTGGVAPAPAIVAAEAKAQN; encoded by the exons ATGGAGTCTCCGAAGCATTCTCTGATCCCTAGCTTCCTCTATTCCTCTTCCTCATCGCCGAGATCTCTCCTCCTCGATCAGTACTCCAACTCCAACGCTGCATTCGCGTCCTCCAACCTCGAGAAATCTCCTTCCCCTCCTCCTCCGACGATGGTGTCTCGGAAGAATTTCATGATCGCGTCTCCCACGGAGCCGGGGAAAGGGATCGAGATGTACTCTCCCGCCTTCTACGCCGCGTGTACCTTCGGTGGGATTCTCAGCTGTGGTCTCACTCATATGACCGTTACTCCTCTCGATCTCGTCAAGTGCAATATGCAG ATTGATCCGGCGAAGTACAAGAGCATCTCCTCTGGTTTTGGGATCCTGTTGAAGGAACAAGGAGTCAAGGGCTTTTTCCGTGGATGGGTTCCTACTTTGTTGGGTTACAGTGCTCAGGGCGCCTGCAAGTTCGGATTCTACGAGTTCTTCAAGAAGTATTACTCTGACCTTGCTGGACCTGAGTACACTGCCAAGTACAAGACACTCATCTACCTTGCTGGTTCTGCTTCTGCTGAGGTTATCGCCGATATTGCACTTTGCCCCTTTGAAGCTGTTAAGGTTAGGGTTCAGACTCAGCCTGGTTTCGCTAGGGGAATGTCTGATGGGTTTCCCAAGTTTGTCAAGTCTGAAGGATTCGGAGG CTTGTATAAGGGTCTTGGTCCACTTTGGGGACGTCAGATTCCTT ACACCATGATGAAGTTTGCTTCGTTTGAGACCATTGTTGAGATGATCTACAAGTACGCAATCCCCAACCCAAAGCACGAATGCAGCAAAGGTCTGCAGCTCGGGGTTAGTTTTGCTGGAGGTTACGTTGCAGGAGTGTTCTGTGCAATTGTTTCCCACCCTGCTGATAACCTAGTTTCGTTCCTCAACAATGCTAAGGGAGCAACCGTTGGTGAT GCGGTGAAGAAGATAGGACTGTTGGGACTCTTCACAAGAGGACTTCCTCTAAGGATTGTGATGATAGGGACATTGACCGGAGCACAATGGGGTTTATATGATGCCTTCAAAGTGTTTGTTGGCCT TCCCACCACCGGGGGTGTTGCTCCAGCGCCTGCCATCGTTGCTGCTGAAGCCAAAGCCCAAAACTAA